One genomic segment of Pandoraea thiooxydans includes these proteins:
- a CDS encoding ComEC/Rec2 family competence protein codes for MKLSEILANNRPTAKSVRTRFRAYKLGTAGSLCSYFAGGHFTLIEAMDSSVSRSSLQEELRICGKSHIDTLHITSWDNDHCETNALEWILKTLQPERIETPGYVHDTQCARDCLDLIGKYRTARANSGKAAKVVSVTPDYISSLEPSVVLGYRNIFYHPKTIYEKSNNNSSVKFFRTGSFNVLSTGDIEHHDIGAYLRRCNKLRREIDVLLLPHHGGPVDLMTAKFLEELKPSLAVCTSNTANQHDHPDQSIRDLLSDQRIPLMTTKRGDVIIESTGSHISKYRATDLLSDGKSSQEDLCFTARKFDLLSKNGDTIRDRLDHQNTGPRRR; via the coding sequence ATGAAGCTCTCAGAAATACTGGCCAACAACCGGCCGACAGCAAAATCCGTTCGAACGCGATTCCGCGCATATAAACTAGGGACGGCAGGATCCCTGTGCTCCTACTTCGCCGGTGGCCACTTTACGCTCATTGAGGCGATGGATAGCTCGGTGAGTCGGAGTAGTTTGCAGGAGGAGTTGAGGATTTGCGGAAAAAGCCACATTGATACGCTGCATATCACCAGCTGGGACAATGACCATTGCGAGACGAATGCCCTGGAGTGGATCCTGAAGACGCTCCAGCCCGAGCGAATTGAGACGCCCGGATACGTACACGACACGCAATGTGCCAGGGATTGCCTGGACTTGATAGGCAAGTACAGGACTGCGCGGGCTAATTCGGGAAAAGCGGCAAAGGTTGTTTCCGTAACGCCAGACTACATATCGAGTCTCGAACCATCTGTGGTTCTTGGGTATCGCAATATTTTTTACCATCCAAAAACCATCTACGAAAAATCGAACAATAATTCAAGCGTGAAGTTTTTTAGAACTGGTTCATTTAACGTCCTGAGTACCGGTGACATCGAGCATCATGACATCGGAGCCTATCTCCGACGTTGCAACAAGTTGCGCCGTGAGATTGACGTGCTTTTACTTCCCCATCACGGTGGTCCGGTGGACTTGATGACTGCGAAATTTCTCGAGGAACTGAAACCGAGCCTGGCGGTATGCACGTCCAATACGGCAAACCAGCATGATCACCCAGATCAGTCGATCAGGGACCTGCTGAGCGATCAGCGGATCCCGTTGATGACCACGAAGCGCGGAGACGTGATCATCGAGTCGACCGGCAGCCACATCAGCAAATATAGGGCAACCGACCTGCTTTCCGATGGAAAGAGTTCTCAGGAAGATCTCTGCTTTACGGCGCGCAAGTTCGATCTTCTGTCGAAAAACGGCGACACGATCCGGGACCGACTCGATCACCAGAACACTGGCCCCCGCCGTCGCTAG
- a CDS encoding patatin-like phospholipase family protein: MPGKVDIGLALAGGGFRAMLFDLGSLWRLNDLGWLPRIDMITSVSGGSITNAVLATRWKQLAWTNSVATNFETVIARPLIEFADRTIDSPAICQGLLSPCHTVSDVVARAYDRHLFSGATLQRDIPEPVPGMIPRFLFYATSLQTGVSVRIERKRLGDYRIGEIPNPDLSVAKVVAVSSAFPPFLSPSTLDLDPTKWVRTKGADLYEREDFRRRMVLTDGGVYDNIGLQALERCSTVLACDAGAPLSPVSNPPRNWFSQTLRAMDIVTEQTRALRRRRLMDDLSVNPDSSGPNAVSRKKGAYWRMKTRIGDFELPDAIAADNKITASLQNVRTRLNRFTPRERGHLINWGYALTDAAMRRYVLGPGALPGVLPMREWPLD, encoded by the coding sequence CTTCGATCTGGGCAGTCTGTGGCGGCTAAATGATTTGGGATGGCTGCCAAGAATTGACATGATCACGAGCGTTTCGGGTGGGTCCATCACCAACGCAGTCCTAGCCACACGTTGGAAACAGCTGGCATGGACGAACAGTGTGGCGACCAATTTCGAGACAGTCATCGCGCGACCGCTCATCGAGTTTGCGGACAGGACGATTGATTCCCCGGCCATTTGCCAAGGTCTTCTCTCGCCCTGTCACACGGTGTCCGACGTAGTTGCCCGCGCCTACGACAGACACCTGTTTTCGGGCGCTACCCTGCAGAGGGACATACCTGAACCCGTACCGGGTATGATCCCGCGGTTTCTGTTTTACGCCACCAGCTTGCAGACTGGCGTGAGTGTACGAATCGAACGCAAGCGTCTGGGGGACTACCGGATCGGCGAGATTCCGAATCCCGATCTATCTGTCGCAAAAGTTGTCGCCGTATCCAGCGCGTTTCCGCCCTTCTTATCTCCGTCGACACTCGATCTCGATCCGACGAAATGGGTAAGGACCAAGGGTGCCGACCTGTACGAACGCGAAGATTTTCGTCGGCGCATGGTGCTGACCGACGGTGGGGTCTACGACAATATTGGACTTCAGGCCCTGGAGCGATGCTCCACCGTATTGGCATGCGACGCTGGAGCGCCGCTGTCTCCGGTCTCGAATCCCCCACGCAACTGGTTTAGTCAGACGCTGCGCGCGATGGACATCGTAACCGAGCAGACGCGAGCCCTGCGTCGACGGAGGTTGATGGACGACCTGAGCGTCAACCCCGATTCCAGCGGGCCGAATGCAGTCTCTCGCAAGAAAGGGGCGTACTGGCGAATGAAGACTAGAATCGGTGACTTTGAGTTGCCGGATGCTATTGCCGCCGACAATAAGATAACCGCTTCACTGCAAAACGTTCGCACACGACTGAATCGCTTCACGCCCCGGGAGCGGGGCCACCTCATAAACTGGGGTTACGCGCTAACTGACGCAGCCATGCGTCGTTATGTGCTGGGCCCCGGCGCGTTGCCCGGTGTACTCCCGATGAGAGAGTGGCCGCTGGATTGA